Proteins from a genomic interval of Bacteroidota bacterium:
- a CDS encoding GntG family PLP-dependent aldolase, with the protein MIDLRSDTVTKPTPAMREAMATAEVGDDVFGEDPTGARLEARIAALLDKEAAVFVPSGVMGNQIALHLHTRPADEVIVAERGHIYHYESGAPAALSGVQLKPVGDARGYVAPDDVTAAVRGTYDWEPRTTLLCLENTVNKAGGRVFPLDLLRATAQTARGHDLALHLDGARLWNAVAATGIAAATWAAPFDTVNVCLSKGLGAPVGSVLAGSAAAIREARRIRKRLGGGMRQIGLLAAAGLHALDHHLGDLALDHARALRLAETVAALPSFDIDLATVETNIVLFDTVPCDAATVLAKLEARDVHMVAFGPRTIRATFHRDLSDADVVLACDALQAVDRALAA; encoded by the coding sequence ATGATCGACCTGCGCAGTGACACCGTGACGAAGCCTACGCCCGCGATGCGGGAGGCGATGGCCACCGCCGAGGTCGGCGACGACGTGTTTGGCGAGGACCCGACTGGGGCACGCTTGGAAGCACGCATAGCCGCGCTGCTGGACAAAGAGGCGGCTGTGTTCGTTCCGTCGGGCGTGATGGGCAACCAGATCGCGCTGCACCTCCACACGCGTCCGGCCGACGAGGTGATCGTGGCGGAACGCGGCCACATCTACCACTATGAGTCCGGAGCGCCCGCCGCGCTTTCCGGCGTACAGCTCAAGCCCGTCGGCGACGCGCGCGGCTACGTGGCACCGGACGACGTGACGGCGGCGGTGCGCGGCACCTACGACTGGGAGCCGCGCACCACCCTGCTCTGTCTCGAAAACACGGTCAACAAAGCCGGCGGCCGCGTCTTCCCGCTCGATCTACTCCGTGCCACGGCACAGACGGCACGCGGACACGACCTCGCCCTGCACCTCGACGGCGCCCGGCTGTGGAACGCCGTCGCTGCGACCGGCATCGCTGCGGCGACTTGGGCCGCGCCCTTCGACACGGTCAATGTGTGCCTCTCGAAAGGGCTAGGCGCGCCGGTCGGGTCGGTGCTGGCAGGCAGCGCCGCCGCTATTCGTGAGGCGCGGCGGATCCGCAAGCGGCTCGGCGGCGGCATGCGGCAGATCGGCCTCCTCGCCGCGGCCGGGCTCCACGCACTCGACCATCACCTCGGGGACCTCGCGCTCGACCATGCCCGTGCGCTGCGCCTGGCTGAAACGGTAGCCGCCCTCCCCAGCTTCGACATCGACCTGGCGACTGTCGAGACGAACATCGTCCTCTTCGACACGGTGCCCTGCGACGCTGCGACTGTCTTGGCAAAGCTGGAGGCGCGCGATGTCCACATGGTAGCGTTCGGCCCGCGCACCATCCGCGCCACGTTCCACCGGGACCTGAGCGACGCCGATGTGGTCCTGGCCTGCGACGCCCTGCAAGCCGTGGACCGCGCGCTAGCTGCCTGA
- the mtgA gene encoding monofunctional biosynthetic peptidoglycan transglycosylase produces the protein MPDAAAPRSASPLRRWLGRSVRLVVWLVAGYFLGCTLLIAAYRVIDPPFTTVHVERWVESWGSDGDYDYRRAIVPLAEISDQLERAVVASEDARFYQHHGFDWVEIGKAREEAARGEHLRGASTITQQLAKNLFLTTDRSWLRKAAEVPLAVVIELLLPKERILELYLNSIEWGPDGVFGAEAAAQVHYGLTAAQLSRNQAARLAAIIPAPQTRQPHAADRTAQFILRRMWQLGY, from the coding sequence CTCGCTCTGCTTCGCCGCTCCGGCGCTGGCTCGGACGCAGCGTCCGCCTGGTGGTGTGGCTCGTCGCGGGCTACTTCCTCGGCTGCACGCTCCTCATCGCCGCCTACCGCGTCATCGATCCGCCATTCACGACCGTGCACGTCGAGCGGTGGGTGGAGTCGTGGGGCAGTGACGGGGACTACGACTACCGCCGCGCCATCGTCCCGCTCGCGGAAATCTCGGATCAGTTGGAGCGTGCCGTCGTGGCGTCGGAGGACGCGCGGTTCTACCAGCACCACGGCTTCGACTGGGTGGAAATCGGCAAGGCCCGCGAGGAAGCCGCGCGCGGCGAACACCTGCGGGGGGCCTCGACGATCACCCAGCAGCTCGCGAAGAACCTATTCCTCACCACGGATCGGTCGTGGCTCCGCAAGGCGGCCGAGGTGCCGCTCGCCGTGGTCATCGAACTGCTGCTGCCCAAAGAGCGCATCCTGGAACTCTACCTCAACAGCATCGAGTGGGGCCCCGACGGGGTGTTCGGCGCGGAGGCTGCTGCGCAGGTGCACTACGGCTTGACGGCGGCGCAACTCTCGCGCAACCAGGCCGCGCGCCTGGCTGCTATCATCCCAGCACCGCAGACGCGCCAGCCTCACGCGGCCGACCGGACGGCGCAGTTCATCCTCCGCCGCATGTGGCAGCTGGGGTACTAG